The proteins below are encoded in one region of Pontibacter deserti:
- a CDS encoding GNAT family N-acetyltransferase, whose protein sequence is MSNYKIRTATISDVPTIKALAEAIWEPTYKSILSKEQIEYMFDVIYTSEALQQQMQDGQTFLLLYQDEQPLGFAAYSLKDAGEKVYKLNKIYLLPECQGKGLGKLLIAYVENEVKQLGGNILDLNVNKYNKAKAFYETCGYHVHQEEDIPIGPYWMNDYVMRKQL, encoded by the coding sequence ATGAGCAACTATAAAATCCGAACCGCTACTATTTCTGATGTCCCGACTATAAAAGCCTTAGCCGAAGCTATCTGGGAGCCAACCTATAAAAGCATATTATCGAAGGAGCAAATAGAGTATATGTTTGACGTGATCTATACTTCGGAAGCATTGCAGCAACAGATGCAGGACGGGCAGACATTTCTGTTATTATACCAGGATGAGCAGCCGCTTGGCTTTGCAGCCTATAGTTTAAAAGACGCTGGAGAGAAAGTTTATAAACTCAATAAAATTTACCTGCTGCCAGAGTGCCAGGGTAAGGGTTTAGGAAAACTGCTAATAGCTTATGTGGAGAACGAGGTAAAGCAACTGGGCGGAAATATACTTGACCTGAACGTGAACAAGTATAATAAGGCTAAAGCATTTTATGAGACCTGCGGCTACCACGTACACCAGGAAGAAGATATTCCGATAGGGCCATACTGGATGAACGATTATGTAATGCGGAAGCAACTATAA
- a CDS encoding peptidylprolyl isomerase, which translates to MKSFSTLKSIALAFSLLACISCNQQTKNAETEAKAPKTEADPDTIPLNSANVKEVLTAYAQKHPDSIAVISTRHGDIKVRLYKDTPLHRANFVRLTKSGFYSQGEFYRVVKGFAIQGGDSDNRTMIQTVYKVPQELNRKYIHKKGALAMARYGDDQNPDKESSSHNFYIVQGRKLDLDEIRAWEEKHGIKYSPQEIKLYQTIGGVPSLDNEYTVFGEVIEGMDVIDKIANEPVDASNWPRNAVPHTIKVQ; encoded by the coding sequence GTGAAATCCTTCTCAACTTTAAAAAGTATAGCGCTGGCTTTTAGCTTATTGGCTTGTATCTCATGTAACCAGCAAACCAAAAATGCGGAAACAGAAGCAAAGGCACCTAAAACGGAAGCTGATCCAGATACGATTCCACTTAATTCTGCTAATGTAAAAGAAGTATTAACAGCTTATGCCCAGAAACATCCCGATAGTATAGCTGTGATCAGTACCCGCCACGGCGATATTAAAGTGCGCCTTTACAAAGATACGCCGCTGCACCGCGCTAACTTTGTCCGGCTCACAAAATCAGGATTTTATAGCCAGGGTGAGTTTTACAGAGTGGTAAAGGGCTTTGCCATACAAGGCGGTGATTCTGATAACCGTACTATGATACAGACTGTTTACAAAGTCCCTCAGGAGCTTAACCGCAAGTATATCCATAAAAAAGGAGCACTAGCCATGGCCCGTTACGGCGACGACCAAAACCCGGATAAAGAATCTTCATCACACAACTTCTACATTGTACAAGGCAGGAAATTAGATCTGGATGAGATACGTGCCTGGGAGGAAAAACATGGTATAAAGTATTCACCACAGGAAATAAAGCTTTACCAAACTATAGGCGGCGTACCCTCTCTTGATAATGAGTATACTGTATTTGGGGAAGTGATTGAAGGAATGGATGTGATAGATAAAATTGCAAACGAACCTGTAGATGCAAGCAACTGGCCGCGTAATGCGGTGCCACACACAATTAAGGTGCAGTAA
- a CDS encoding DUF6044 family protein: protein MSLKIQKSGEAEASLLQVANQSIQIRLQKIPFNYLFWAGLFIVILLPLLPRLILGTDSYITVHDTLDSEFVWRMKMTQNGRLIGDSALDQSVMNGFPSYLYPSQLNILALLFLFLSPFVAYTINELLVHSIAFIGMFLLLRKYVVPNPEYKLIVIGVALCFGLLPFYSIYNLSVAGQPLLLYTYLNLLKRKYSLPDFLIILLFPFFSSLPLVGFFILVALGMWFLIELYKQKKIPFPFLGGIGLLAVCYLITEHNLIYTMFFNKDFASHREAYDPAYRAFNTTDTFKNIYIDFVSGMIHVGSVHRPVLFSVAIAAAILTYFRKDKVLGRLYLLLGVCFLLACIFGIYQWDGIITLKEKISFIKTFNISRFFWFQPLVWFTLFAFSLAAILKYTRLGLVVVIGLLSTQLAFCIKSTTFADNQIFNNWYLVWAEATGSNRPENVLTYREFFSEPLFNQVKARIGKPQHQYRVVSFGLHASIAQYNGFYTLDSYQNNYPLAYKKQFREVIAPELERNEKWREYYDGWGSRAYLFPAELESFYTNTKDKNGKVKLLKMNTEAFKSMGGAYVISAVEVTDTTASGLSLFNVFDHPESPWRIYLYKVK, encoded by the coding sequence ATGTCCCTTAAAATACAGAAGTCTGGAGAAGCTGAGGCGTCGTTGTTGCAGGTTGCCAACCAGTCAATACAAATTCGTTTACAAAAGATTCCTTTCAATTATTTATTTTGGGCAGGTTTATTCATTGTTATACTTCTGCCTCTTTTACCCCGGCTTATACTTGGCACAGACTCTTACATTACTGTGCACGACACCCTGGATTCAGAGTTTGTTTGGCGAATGAAGATGACGCAGAATGGAAGGTTGATAGGAGACAGTGCACTGGACCAGAGTGTAATGAATGGTTTTCCTTCTTACCTGTACCCAAGTCAGTTAAACATACTGGCATTGCTTTTCCTGTTCCTGAGTCCGTTTGTGGCTTATACTATAAACGAGTTGCTGGTGCACAGTATAGCTTTTATAGGAATGTTTTTGCTGCTTAGGAAATATGTTGTACCAAACCCGGAGTATAAACTTATAGTTATTGGAGTTGCCCTTTGCTTTGGATTGCTTCCGTTTTATTCCATCTATAACCTTTCTGTAGCCGGGCAGCCGTTGTTGCTCTATACTTATCTCAACCTTCTGAAACGGAAGTATAGTTTACCAGACTTCCTGATCATTCTTCTGTTTCCTTTTTTCTCCAGCCTTCCATTAGTAGGTTTCTTTATTTTGGTAGCACTTGGCATGTGGTTCCTTATCGAGCTTTATAAACAGAAGAAAATTCCATTCCCTTTTTTAGGTGGTATTGGGTTGCTGGCTGTCTGTTATCTTATAACAGAGCATAACCTGATCTATACCATGTTCTTCAACAAAGACTTTGCGTCTCACCGGGAAGCTTACGATCCCGCATATCGTGCCTTTAATACAACAGATACTTTCAAAAATATTTATATCGATTTTGTATCCGGAATGATACATGTAGGCAGTGTGCACAGACCAGTACTGTTTTCGGTAGCAATTGCCGCAGCCATCTTAACCTACTTCAGAAAAGATAAAGTATTAGGCAGGCTATACTTGTTGCTCGGAGTGTGTTTTTTACTCGCATGTATATTTGGTATTTACCAATGGGACGGGATCATCACACTAAAGGAAAAAATATCTTTTATCAAAACCTTCAACATATCCCGATTCTTCTGGTTTCAGCCATTGGTGTGGTTTACTCTTTTTGCTTTCTCGCTTGCAGCTATTCTGAAATACACCCGCTTAGGGTTAGTAGTTGTAATAGGTCTTTTAAGCACACAATTAGCATTTTGCATCAAAAGCACTACTTTCGCCGATAACCAGATCTTTAATAATTGGTATTTAGTATGGGCAGAGGCTACCGGCAGTAACAGGCCTGAAAATGTACTTACTTATCGGGAGTTTTTCTCTGAGCCACTGTTCAACCAGGTTAAAGCGCGTATCGGTAAGCCACAGCATCAGTATAGAGTTGTAAGTTTTGGTTTGCATGCCAGCATTGCCCAGTATAATGGGTTTTATACCTTAGACAGTTACCAGAACAATTACCCGTTGGCTTACAAAAAACAGTTCAGGGAGGTTATAGCGCCAGAACTGGAACGTAATGAAAAATGGCGGGAGTATTATGATGGCTGGGGTAGCCGCGCCTACTTATTTCCGGCAGAACTTGAGAGCTTTTATACCAATACAAAAGATAAAAATGGGAAAGTAAAACTTTTGAAAATGAACACAGAAGCCTTTAAAAGTATGGGTGGAGCATACGTTATTTCTGCTGTAGAAGTAACAGACACGACAGCTTCCGGATTGAGCTTATTTAATGTTTTTGACCATCCGGAATCTCCCTGGCGGATATACTTGTATAAAGTTAAATAG
- a CDS encoding glycosyltransferase family 2 protein produces MIEHLTDPALSVVIPVFNEEKNLQLLYDRLSAVLQQMQVTYELVFVNDGSIDNSLGVLKSIAVANASVNYISLSRNFGHQVAVSAGLDAATGKAVLVMDADLQDPPELIPQLYAKMQEGFEVVYARRVYRKGESFVKKATAKFFYRLLARITHVNIPLDTGDFRIMDTKVVRVLQQMPERNKFLRGQVAWIGFRQTYINFTRDERYGGSSGYTYRKLLRLAFDGITSFSDFPLKMASMLGFIVSGGAFLLMIYTLLARLVFKDYVEGWASIILSVLFLGGVQLICIGIAGEYLARVFNNVQGRPLYVVDEQNIKAREEKEV; encoded by the coding sequence ATGATAGAACATCTGACAGACCCTGCTTTATCTGTAGTTATTCCTGTTTTTAATGAGGAGAAAAATCTCCAGTTGCTATATGATAGGTTAAGTGCTGTGCTGCAGCAGATGCAGGTTACTTATGAGCTGGTTTTTGTAAACGATGGAAGTATAGATAATTCGTTAGGTGTGCTTAAAAGTATAGCTGTTGCAAATGCTTCTGTAAACTATATCAGTTTAAGCCGGAATTTCGGGCACCAGGTAGCGGTTTCTGCCGGATTGGATGCTGCCACAGGCAAAGCGGTGTTGGTAATGGATGCAGACCTGCAGGACCCACCTGAACTTATTCCGCAACTATACGCCAAAATGCAGGAGGGTTTTGAAGTAGTGTATGCCCGCCGGGTTTACCGAAAAGGCGAGAGTTTTGTAAAGAAAGCTACTGCAAAATTTTTCTACAGGCTGCTAGCTAGGATCACCCATGTAAATATCCCCTTAGACACCGGCGACTTCAGGATAATGGATACTAAAGTAGTGCGTGTGCTGCAACAGATGCCTGAGCGCAATAAGTTTCTGCGTGGGCAGGTGGCTTGGATAGGATTCCGTCAGACATACATCAACTTTACCCGTGATGAGCGATATGGTGGTTCATCCGGCTATACTTATCGAAAGCTACTCCGTCTGGCTTTTGATGGCATTACCTCATTCTCAGACTTTCCTCTTAAAATGGCTTCTATGCTGGGATTTATAGTTTCCGGCGGAGCATTTCTGTTGATGATCTATACATTGCTGGCCCGTCTGGTATTTAAAGATTACGTGGAAGGGTGGGCTTCTATTATTTTAAGTGTGCTGTTTCTGGGTGGAGTTCAGCTGATCTGTATTGGTATTGCCGGCGAGTACCTGGCGCGTGTATTTAACAACGTGCAGGGCAGGCCATTGTATGTGGTGGATGAGCAAAATATAAAGGCACGGGAAGAAAAAGAAGTATAA
- a CDS encoding M13 family metallopeptidase: MKNRHLLFSSAALAGLLLSGCSSSTTTSDDAASTTTAAGTTEVNMGRGLDLANLDTTVNPCVDFYQFANGGWVKNNPIPASESRWGSFNELAEKNNAVLRELLTEAASNTTATKGSAAQLVGDFYAAGMDSMAVNKAGMTPIKPEMDRIAAIKTTDDLVKTVADLKTKGVGGYFTMYVTQDDKISTQYALWAVQGGLGLPDRDYYLKDDDRSKTIRTEYLKHLQNMFQLVGSDAATAQKKARTVMDIETRLAKASRTRVELRDPYANYNKMTMQEFTKLNPNLKVTQLLNGMGAQTAKEVIVGQPAFFKELNSMLKSIPVADWKTYTQWHLARTSAPYLSQEFVQENFNFYGKVLNGAKEMQPRWKRALRATDDAMGEALGQLYVQKTFSPEAKQKALEMVSNLQEAFKEHVRDLDWMSDETKKRALEKLDAFAVKIGYPDKWEEYKGLDISRDSYAANMMRASQFAFRKNIGKIGQPIDRTEWFMSPPTVNAYYNPSMNEIVFPAGILQPPFFDPKADDAVNYGGMGAVIGHELTHGFDDQGAKYDFAGNLKDWWTKEDLEKFNARAAMVDQQYSAYTVLDNLHVNGKLTMGENIADIGGLNIAYTALQKALQKKNPGLIAGFTPEQRFFLAWAQIWRVNMRDEAQNQQILTDPHSPGRFRTNGPVSNMPQFYEAFECKQGDNMFRAQDNRVKIW; this comes from the coding sequence ATGAAAAATAGACACCTGTTATTTTCTTCGGCTGCACTTGCTGGCTTACTGCTGTCGGGTTGCAGTTCTTCTACCACTACTTCCGATGATGCTGCTAGTACTACTACCGCAGCCGGTACAACAGAGGTAAACATGGGGCGGGGGCTGGACCTGGCGAACCTGGACACTACCGTAAACCCATGCGTAGACTTTTACCAGTTTGCAAATGGCGGCTGGGTAAAGAATAACCCGATACCAGCATCAGAGAGCCGTTGGGGATCCTTTAACGAACTGGCTGAAAAGAATAATGCTGTACTGCGGGAGCTGTTAACAGAAGCAGCGTCTAACACTACTGCTACAAAAGGCTCTGCAGCGCAACTGGTTGGTGATTTTTATGCAGCCGGTATGGATTCTATGGCAGTTAACAAAGCAGGTATGACTCCGATAAAACCGGAAATGGATCGTATTGCAGCTATTAAAACGACAGATGATTTAGTAAAAACCGTTGCTGACCTGAAGACCAAAGGAGTGGGTGGCTACTTTACGATGTATGTAACCCAGGATGATAAGATCAGCACACAATATGCGTTGTGGGCGGTACAAGGCGGCTTGGGATTGCCTGACCGCGATTATTACCTGAAAGATGACGACCGTTCTAAAACCATCCGGACTGAGTACCTGAAGCACCTGCAAAACATGTTTCAGTTAGTGGGTAGCGATGCAGCAACTGCTCAGAAAAAAGCCAGAACTGTAATGGACATCGAAACAAGATTGGCAAAAGCATCCAGAACCCGGGTGGAACTCCGCGACCCTTATGCCAACTACAACAAAATGACCATGCAGGAGTTTACCAAACTGAATCCCAACCTGAAGGTAACGCAACTACTGAACGGCATGGGTGCACAAACTGCCAAAGAGGTTATAGTTGGCCAGCCTGCCTTCTTTAAAGAGCTTAACTCCATGCTTAAAAGTATACCTGTAGCAGACTGGAAAACCTATACACAGTGGCATTTAGCGCGCACTTCTGCCCCATACCTAAGCCAGGAGTTTGTGCAGGAGAACTTTAACTTTTATGGTAAGGTGCTGAATGGTGCTAAAGAAATGCAGCCTCGCTGGAAACGTGCACTGCGTGCCACTGATGATGCCATGGGCGAAGCACTGGGCCAGTTATATGTCCAGAAAACATTCTCGCCGGAGGCAAAGCAAAAAGCCCTGGAAATGGTAAGTAACCTGCAGGAAGCATTTAAGGAACATGTGCGTGACCTGGACTGGATGAGTGATGAAACTAAAAAACGTGCACTCGAAAAACTAGATGCCTTTGCCGTAAAAATCGGTTACCCGGACAAATGGGAGGAATACAAAGGGCTGGATATAAGCCGTGACTCATATGCTGCCAACATGATGCGTGCCAGCCAGTTCGCCTTCCGTAAAAATATTGGTAAAATTGGTCAGCCTATAGACCGTACAGAGTGGTTTATGTCTCCGCCAACTGTTAATGCCTACTATAACCCAAGCATGAACGAGATCGTGTTCCCGGCTGGTATTCTGCAGCCTCCGTTCTTCGACCCGAAAGCAGATGATGCAGTAAACTACGGTGGTATGGGTGCAGTAATCGGCCATGAATTGACACATGGTTTCGATGACCAGGGAGCTAAGTATGATTTTGCCGGTAACCTGAAAGACTGGTGGACCAAAGAGGATCTGGAGAAGTTTAATGCCCGCGCTGCCATGGTAGACCAGCAATACAGTGCCTATACCGTACTGGATAACCTGCATGTTAATGGTAAACTAACAATGGGCGAAAACATTGCAGATATTGGTGGTCTTAACATTGCCTACACTGCTTTGCAGAAAGCACTACAGAAAAAGAACCCAGGTCTGATAGCAGGCTTTACGCCAGAGCAGCGTTTCTTCCTGGCATGGGCCCAGATATGGCGTGTGAATATGCGCGACGAAGCCCAGAACCAGCAGATATTGACCGACCCGCACTCACCTGGCCGCTTCAGAACTAATGGCCCGGTATCTAACATGCCGCAGTTCTACGAGGCCTTTGAGTGCAAACAAGGAGATAACATGTTCCGTGCTCAGGATAACCGTGTGAAGATCTGGTAA
- a CDS encoding S9 family peptidase translates to MNLYKTKTAGIALLGLLLLGGAQAPVAFAQGNQDLNLTYQRPPQTIADIIDAPATPGVSINAKGDLMLLLERPGYPSIEELAQPESRLAGLRINPATNGQSRTSSISNIKIKQVKGGQESQITGLPKNARLSYVTWSPDEKYIAFTNTVANGIELWIADISAKQAKKLTEAKINDAYSGTPFEWTSDSRALVVKFVDEKRGEMPKPALAPAGPTIQQNIGKAKPSRTYQDLLKNRNDEQLFDYYMQTQLKLVTVDGAQQPIGKPGIVKSVDVSPDGQYLLVQTIQKPYSYLVPSYYFPYNVEVWSRDGKVVKQLAQLPLAEDIPIAFDAVAKGPRSYSWRPDKAASLYWAEAQDGGDANKEVEVRDIVYTLDAPFAAKPAKLAATKYRYRGVQWGENLALVNERWWKTRAERVSMVDPSKPNKATVLIERSYEDGYNDPGSPVFTKNKYGRSVLLTDKKGQHIYMISEGGSPEGNRPFLSEFNLKSKKANILFRSEAPYYERPVDIIDLEKKQIITRRESEKDAPNYFVRDLGKKQLTQVTAFPHPTPQLEGVQKEMLQYERNDGVKLNAVLYLPKDYKKGDAPLPMLMWAYPREFKNAATAGQVKSSPYEFTRISSGSPLFWVTQGYAVLDRTDMPIVGEGDAQPNDTYNEQLVASAKAAIDKVVSMGVVDPKRIAVGGHSYGAFMTANLLAHSNLFAAGIARSGAYNRTLTPFGFQQEERSYWEAPEVYFRMSPFSFADKVKTPILLIHGEADNNSGTFPIQSERFYNALKGHGATTRLVFLPHESHGYAAKESILHMLWEMDTWLNTYVKNRQVQ, encoded by the coding sequence ATGAACCTCTACAAAACCAAAACTGCAGGTATAGCTTTGCTGGGCCTGCTGCTGCTGGGTGGTGCCCAAGCTCCGGTTGCTTTTGCGCAGGGCAACCAGGACCTGAACCTGACTTATCAGCGACCTCCGCAAACCATTGCCGATATTATTGATGCCCCTGCCACGCCGGGTGTAAGTATAAATGCTAAAGGCGACCTGATGTTGCTGCTGGAACGCCCGGGTTACCCAAGTATAGAGGAACTGGCACAACCGGAAAGCCGTCTGGCTGGCCTGCGCATTAACCCTGCCACCAACGGGCAAAGCCGCACTTCTTCTATCAGCAACATTAAAATTAAGCAGGTAAAAGGTGGTCAGGAAAGCCAGATCACAGGGTTACCTAAAAATGCCCGACTGTCTTATGTCACATGGTCTCCGGACGAGAAGTATATTGCTTTCACTAACACAGTGGCTAATGGTATTGAGTTATGGATTGCTGATATTTCTGCAAAACAGGCAAAGAAGCTAACTGAAGCAAAAATAAACGATGCCTACAGTGGTACTCCGTTCGAGTGGACATCGGATAGCAGAGCACTGGTAGTAAAATTTGTTGATGAGAAGCGTGGCGAAATGCCTAAACCTGCTCTGGCTCCTGCCGGCCCTACAATTCAGCAGAACATTGGTAAAGCCAAGCCATCACGTACTTACCAGGATCTGCTAAAGAACCGTAACGACGAGCAGCTGTTTGACTACTACATGCAGACCCAACTGAAACTGGTAACAGTAGATGGCGCTCAACAGCCAATTGGCAAACCAGGTATAGTTAAAAGTGTAGATGTGTCGCCGGATGGGCAATACCTGCTTGTGCAGACAATTCAGAAGCCATACTCTTACCTGGTACCATCTTACTACTTTCCGTACAACGTGGAAGTATGGAGCCGCGATGGCAAAGTAGTGAAGCAACTGGCACAACTTCCATTAGCCGAAGATATTCCGATTGCGTTTGATGCCGTAGCGAAAGGCCCGCGCAGTTATAGCTGGCGTCCTGATAAAGCAGCCTCACTGTACTGGGCAGAAGCGCAGGATGGCGGCGATGCGAACAAAGAAGTAGAAGTACGAGACATCGTTTATACTTTGGATGCTCCATTTGCTGCAAAGCCTGCTAAACTGGCTGCTACCAAGTATAGATACCGTGGCGTGCAATGGGGCGAGAACCTTGCATTAGTAAACGAACGCTGGTGGAAAACCCGTGCTGAGCGTGTAAGTATGGTTGACCCTTCGAAGCCGAATAAAGCTACTGTACTTATCGAGCGTTCTTATGAGGATGGCTACAACGATCCGGGTTCGCCTGTGTTTACCAAAAACAAGTATGGCCGCAGCGTATTGCTAACTGATAAAAAAGGGCAGCACATTTATATGATCTCGGAAGGTGGCTCGCCAGAAGGTAACCGTCCGTTCCTGAGCGAATTTAACCTGAAGTCTAAGAAAGCCAACATCCTGTTCCGTTCTGAAGCGCCTTACTACGAGCGCCCGGTAGATATCATCGACCTGGAAAAAAAGCAGATCATCACCAGAAGAGAATCTGAGAAAGATGCACCTAACTATTTTGTGCGTGATCTTGGCAAAAAGCAACTGACGCAGGTAACTGCTTTCCCGCACCCGACTCCGCAACTGGAAGGTGTCCAGAAAGAAATGTTGCAGTATGAGCGTAACGATGGTGTGAAGCTGAATGCGGTATTATACTTGCCGAAAGATTACAAAAAAGGTGATGCGCCGCTGCCAATGCTGATGTGGGCTTACCCGCGTGAATTTAAAAATGCAGCAACAGCCGGCCAGGTAAAAAGCTCACCTTACGAGTTTACACGCATCAGTTCAGGCTCACCACTGTTCTGGGTAACACAAGGTTACGCCGTATTGGATAGAACGGATATGCCTATAGTTGGCGAAGGTGATGCACAGCCAAATGACACTTATAACGAGCAGTTAGTAGCCAGCGCCAAAGCAGCCATCGATAAGGTGGTAAGTATGGGTGTAGTTGATCCGAAGCGTATTGCAGTTGGTGGTCACTCGTACGGCGCTTTCATGACGGCAAACCTACTGGCACATTCTAATCTGTTTGCGGCTGGTATTGCGCGCAGTGGTGCCTACAATCGAACACTTACACCGTTTGGTTTCCAGCAGGAAGAACGCTCTTACTGGGAGGCTCCGGAAGTATACTTCAGAATGTCGCCGTTCTCTTTTGCAGATAAAGTGAAAACTCCAATCCTGCTTATTCATGGCGAGGCCGACAACAACTCCGGTACTTTCCCGATCCAGAGCGAGCGTTTCTACAATGCCTTAAAAGGCCACGGTGCAACAACACGCTTAGTTTTTCTGCCACACGAAAGCCACGGCTATGCAGCCAAAGAATCTATCCTGCACATGCTTTGGGAAATGGATACCTGGCTGAACACTTACGTGAAGAATCGACAAGTGCAGTAA
- a CDS encoding M28 family metallopeptidase — protein sequence MKKTLLTTLLLQCAFVAFAQQEPVDLDMVHRIKQEGLKNSKVMETAFYLTDVSGSRLSGSTGLQRANEWSKSKLTEWGLKNAHLEEWGTFGRGWEFQKSYVAMTAPYYQHLIATPKAWTPGTNGELKGEAILIKVEKEEDLQQYKGKLKGKIILTPPTREAITSFEPDAKRHTEEDLKKLAANPDAENNQRNNRNMTDWRAMMQLRAKVNEFVMAEGAAAILSTRGGTHGTHFTTNGAPYAVDAKPVLPEMEMGLEDYGRLVRLLEAGQKVELEMETETKFLTDNLKGFNVIAEIPGTDKKLKDEVVMLGGHIDSWHASTGATDNAAGVAVMMEAVRILKSLNIQPKRTIRIALWGGEEQGLHGSRGYAKQHFGDPATMALKKEHEKLSAYYNLDNGTGKIRGIYLQGNDMVRPIFEEWFKPFHDLGANTITIRNTGGTDHLAFDALGLPGFQFIQDEIEYDTRTHHTNQDNYERLQAEDLKQASVIVASIVYHTAMREKKMPRKPLPKPRPTT from the coding sequence ATGAAAAAAACCTTACTAACCACCTTGCTGCTGCAGTGTGCTTTTGTGGCATTTGCCCAGCAAGAGCCTGTAGACCTGGACATGGTGCACCGTATTAAGCAGGAAGGCCTGAAGAACTCCAAAGTGATGGAGACTGCTTTTTACCTGACCGATGTAAGCGGCTCGCGTTTATCAGGCTCTACTGGTTTACAGCGTGCTAACGAATGGTCTAAAAGCAAACTTACCGAATGGGGATTAAAGAATGCGCACCTCGAAGAGTGGGGTACATTTGGTCGCGGCTGGGAATTCCAGAAATCATATGTAGCCATGACGGCCCCTTACTACCAGCACCTGATCGCAACACCAAAAGCCTGGACACCTGGCACAAACGGCGAACTAAAAGGCGAGGCTATACTTATAAAAGTTGAAAAAGAAGAAGACCTGCAACAGTATAAAGGTAAGCTGAAAGGCAAGATTATACTTACCCCACCAACCCGCGAAGCCATTACCTCTTTTGAGCCGGACGCCAAGCGCCACACTGAAGAAGACCTTAAGAAACTGGCTGCTAACCCAGATGCTGAAAACAACCAGCGCAACAACCGTAACATGACCGACTGGCGCGCCATGATGCAGTTACGTGCTAAGGTTAATGAGTTTGTAATGGCCGAAGGTGCTGCGGCTATACTTAGCACACGTGGCGGTACGCATGGCACACACTTTACTACAAACGGTGCCCCTTATGCTGTAGACGCTAAGCCTGTTTTACCGGAAATGGAAATGGGCCTGGAAGATTATGGAAGATTAGTCCGTTTACTGGAAGCCGGTCAGAAAGTAGAGCTGGAAATGGAAACCGAAACCAAATTCCTGACTGATAACCTGAAGGGCTTTAATGTAATTGCAGAAATACCTGGCACTGATAAAAAACTAAAAGACGAAGTGGTAATGCTGGGCGGCCACATCGACTCATGGCATGCCTCTACGGGCGCTACCGATAATGCGGCGGGTGTTGCTGTAATGATGGAAGCTGTGCGTATACTTAAGTCTTTAAATATCCAGCCGAAAAGAACTATAAGAATTGCGCTTTGGGGCGGCGAAGAGCAGGGCTTACATGGTTCCCGTGGGTATGCCAAACAACATTTCGGAGACCCGGCAACTATGGCCCTGAAAAAGGAACATGAAAAGCTTTCAGCCTACTATAACCTGGACAACGGAACCGGTAAAATACGGGGCATTTACCTGCAGGGTAACGACATGGTACGCCCTATTTTTGAAGAATGGTTCAAGCCTTTCCACGATCTGGGTGCTAATACGATAACAATACGAAACACTGGCGGCACCGACCACCTGGCGTTTGATGCACTGGGCTTACCGGGCTTCCAGTTTATTCAGGATGAGATTGAGTATGATACCCGCACGCACCATACCAATCAGGATAACTATGAACGTCTGCAGGCTGAAGACCTGAAACAAGCATCGGTTATAGTTGCGTCTATAGTTTACCACACGGCTATGCGCGAGAAAAAGATGCCGCGCAAACCGCTGCCAAAACCAAGACCTACCACTTAA
- a CDS encoding (2Fe-2S) ferredoxin domain-containing protein has product MSKNFQTPDKVVYVCTGSKCKKKGGKENGKALRNLIKEAGLKGRVEVVKTECTDRCDFAPVMCFQPDNYWMHHVTEQQAVEAFKEHILTKPE; this is encoded by the coding sequence ATGAGTAAAAACTTCCAGACACCTGACAAAGTGGTTTATGTGTGCACCGGTAGCAAGTGCAAGAAAAAAGGTGGCAAAGAAAACGGGAAAGCACTTCGTAACCTGATAAAAGAAGCGGGGCTGAAGGGACGTGTGGAAGTTGTAAAAACCGAGTGTACTGACCGTTGCGATTTTGCTCCTGTTATGTGTTTTCAGCCGGATAATTACTGGATGCACCACGTTACCGAACAGCAGGCCGTGGAGGCTTTTAAAGAGCATATTTTAACTAAACCGGAATAA